A region from the Citrobacter koseri ATCC BAA-895 genome encodes:
- the clbC gene encoding colibactin polyketide synthase ClbC: MEYASEMNGMEIAIIGMAVRFPQSRTLHEFWHNIVQGKECVTFFSEEELLAEGVEQSTLDNPAYVRAKPYIEGICDFDAAFFGYSHKEAQTLDPKSRVLHEVAYHALEDAGYAQRTSDLITGVFVGASEDVDWLRRSLSQIGGDALNRFESGIYGHKDLLAHLIAYSLNLNGPVYSLYTSCSTSLSATHIACRSLLFGECDLALAGGITIDLPQKSGYFCQQGMIHSTDGHCRPFDSQASGTLFGDGAGVVVLRRLEDALAAGDRIYAVIRGSAVNNDGKQKIGFVAPGHEGQKAVICAACHLAEVSPESIGYVETHGTGTRIGDPIEFAALTEAFDTSHRQYCALGAVKANIGHTHAAAGVAGLIKTALVLHHRTIPPLANYQMPNSKLDLAHSPFYIPIQPQEWPASRMPPRAGVSSFGIGGTNVHMILEGLNPAVRDDHDQVRAPVFIPLSAPSFEQLDELTQQLTPLLATLDASTLAYTQQVARPVFDCRRVIQVENDGTQAMLASLDNLMPDAPWGLHCPDLRTTNDCTYAQWLAHSAHYQREATALTALLDGMNIPPAYCHAETWAAQANSSLLIRGCQTIAALKTWMNLLPTLTLLSGAGTGLLPAAAASGMIATQDVLHLLWEMEQKALHLWLPERHEPIPGYVLAWQGNPITDAQRNDRGFWSEALLADTRELGEGVHSINWVRLPPEIREDVDVLRYVAQLWCAGINVDWAVWYGTPLPQRGSASAYPFAHNHYPLPGRVMGSVETQPEAGPETHHPYQARPVLSVPFVAAHSRGMQYITGLMELLLEISPVGVDDDFFELGGHSLLVTQLTSRLERDFNVHIDLLTLMENPNPRNIYAHIAAQLGGEDNLEIACQ, encoded by the coding sequence ATGGAATACGCAAGCGAAATGAACGGCATGGAAATCGCCATTATTGGTATGGCGGTCCGTTTCCCGCAGTCCCGGACGTTACACGAATTCTGGCATAACATCGTTCAGGGTAAAGAGTGCGTCACCTTCTTTAGCGAGGAGGAGTTGCTGGCCGAAGGCGTCGAACAGAGTACTCTGGACAACCCGGCCTATGTACGGGCCAAGCCCTATATCGAGGGCATATGCGACTTTGATGCTGCATTTTTCGGTTACAGTCACAAAGAGGCGCAGACTCTGGATCCGAAATCCCGCGTATTACATGAAGTTGCCTACCATGCGCTGGAAGATGCAGGCTATGCCCAACGTACCAGCGATCTGATCACCGGGGTATTCGTGGGGGCGTCAGAAGATGTGGATTGGCTACGGCGTTCGCTGTCACAGATTGGCGGCGATGCGCTGAATCGTTTTGAGTCTGGCATCTATGGTCATAAGGATCTGCTCGCACATCTCATTGCCTACAGTCTCAATCTCAACGGTCCGGTGTATAGTCTCTACACCAGTTGTTCGACTTCTCTGAGTGCAACGCATATCGCTTGCCGCAGCTTGTTGTTTGGCGAATGTGATCTGGCGTTGGCGGGTGGAATTACTATCGATTTACCGCAGAAGTCAGGCTACTTCTGTCAACAGGGCATGATCCACTCCACCGATGGCCACTGCCGTCCTTTTGACAGTCAGGCTTCTGGCACCCTGTTTGGCGATGGCGCGGGTGTGGTTGTGCTTCGGCGTTTGGAAGATGCTCTGGCAGCGGGCGATCGCATCTATGCGGTGATCCGGGGTAGCGCGGTCAACAATGACGGTAAACAAAAAATCGGTTTTGTCGCGCCTGGTCATGAGGGACAGAAGGCGGTCATTTGTGCGGCCTGTCATCTGGCAGAAGTAAGCCCAGAAAGCATCGGCTACGTTGAAACCCACGGTACCGGCACCCGTATTGGCGATCCTATCGAGTTCGCTGCGTTGACGGAGGCGTTCGATACTTCACACCGCCAATACTGTGCACTAGGGGCTGTAAAGGCGAATATTGGCCACACCCACGCGGCGGCGGGCGTGGCTGGGTTAATCAAGACGGCGCTGGTACTTCATCACCGGACCATTCCGCCGCTCGCCAACTATCAAATGCCTAACTCGAAGCTGGATCTGGCGCATTCACCGTTTTATATCCCGATACAGCCGCAGGAGTGGCCCGCATCGCGGATGCCGCCCCGCGCTGGCGTCAGTTCTTTTGGCATTGGCGGTACTAATGTGCATATGATTTTGGAAGGGCTGAATCCTGCGGTGCGCGATGACCATGACCAAGTGCGAGCACCGGTGTTTATCCCTCTCTCCGCGCCGTCTTTCGAGCAGTTGGATGAGCTGACGCAACAGCTTACCCCGTTGCTGGCTACCCTTGATGCGTCAACGCTAGCCTACACACAACAAGTGGCGCGCCCCGTGTTTGATTGCCGCCGAGTGATACAAGTGGAAAACGATGGTACGCAAGCGATGCTGGCATCGCTGGATAACCTAATGCCCGACGCTCCTTGGGGCCTACACTGTCCAGATCTACGTACTACGAACGATTGTACTTACGCACAGTGGCTGGCGCATTCGGCACATTATCAACGCGAAGCGACTGCTCTGACGGCATTACTCGACGGCATGAATATTCCACCCGCTTATTGCCACGCTGAAACGTGGGCGGCACAAGCGAACAGCAGCCTGCTAATCAGAGGCTGCCAGACTATCGCCGCGCTAAAAACCTGGATGAACCTGCTACCGACATTAACACTGCTGTCGGGTGCTGGAACAGGCCTTTTGCCTGCCGCTGCAGCCAGTGGCATGATTGCGACGCAAGACGTGTTGCATTTGCTGTGGGAAATGGAGCAAAAGGCGCTTCATCTCTGGCTTCCTGAGCGCCATGAACCTATCCCCGGCTACGTGCTGGCTTGGCAAGGAAATCCCATCACCGATGCACAGCGTAACGACAGAGGGTTTTGGAGTGAAGCGCTGTTGGCAGATACCCGAGAACTGGGGGAGGGCGTTCACAGTATCAACTGGGTTAGGCTGCCGCCGGAAATAAGAGAAGACGTTGATGTATTGCGCTACGTGGCGCAACTGTGGTGTGCAGGTATCAATGTGGATTGGGCCGTGTGGTACGGCACTCCGCTGCCGCAACGCGGGAGCGCATCAGCATATCCCTTCGCACACAACCACTACCCATTGCCTGGACGGGTAATGGGTAGTGTGGAGACCCAACCCGAAGCAGGACCCGAAACGCACCACCCTTATCAGGCACGTCCCGTGTTAAGCGTACCTTTCGTAGCCGCACACTCGCGGGGTATGCAGTATATCACAGGTCTGATGGAACTGTTGCTGGAAATATCGCCGGTCGGGGTGGACGACGACTTTTTTGAATTAGGCGGGCATTCGCTGCTGGTGACGCAATTGACCTCCCGTTTAGAACGCGATTTCAACGTACATATCGATCTTTTGACCCTGATGGAAAACCCCAATCCGCGCAATATCTACGCGCATATCGCGGCGCAACTGGGGGG